A portion of the Candidatus Sulfotelmatobacter sp. genome contains these proteins:
- a CDS encoding glycosyltransferase family 39 protein — protein sequence MLLAVEAALAIIGARATSVTFDESFHVPAGVAYVAAGDAGVSAVNPPLGKALFGLAALAAGARTPDAAVLATHDPRLVNEAFMRANAARYRRIYLAARLVNVLLALVLGFLIWGAARARFGARGGLLAAVLWALAPEALAHAGVATLDMATSLLWLSGTLAASRVVRTGSWRDTAVFAAVAGAFALTRFSAVLLLPLLVTLWVVERVRGRAAPLRSAGPVFALAPIAMIAALWLGYGANRGPRPLHEWTFASTRFRSLQRAAPSLRLPLPNDVVTGLDRQSADAEPGHLTTYVLGRATTASVWWYFPFAIAIKWPLGLLSALVLVGGRVIVRKRIESAELILSALVFLIPAMTFGNLDAGVRYVLPLLPLACIGAGSLMIMGPRARVWPALGLASALTVALETWSAAPWWLSHFNPVAGPPERRERWLNDSNVDWGQGLAALATEMKSRGIARVHLAYLGTADPHLYGIDFEPYWTGVPGPESDWLAVSSYFYVGLPQTLRLKDGPSPWIALLDFHAFPPERAASRPGDCMWLFKIR from the coding sequence GTGCTGCTCGCCGTGGAGGCCGCGCTCGCGATCATTGGGGCACGCGCCACGTCCGTGACGTTCGACGAGAGCTTTCACGTCCCAGCCGGCGTGGCCTACGTCGCGGCCGGCGATGCCGGCGTCTCCGCCGTCAATCCGCCGTTGGGGAAGGCGCTCTTCGGTCTCGCGGCGCTCGCGGCCGGCGCACGGACACCCGATGCGGCGGTGCTTGCCACACACGACCCTCGCTTGGTGAACGAGGCGTTCATGCGCGCGAACGCCGCGCGCTACCGCCGGATCTATCTGGCCGCTCGACTCGTGAACGTGTTGCTGGCGCTCGTGCTGGGCTTCCTCATCTGGGGCGCAGCGCGCGCTCGATTCGGTGCCAGGGGTGGGCTGCTGGCGGCCGTGCTGTGGGCGCTTGCACCCGAGGCGCTCGCGCACGCCGGCGTCGCTACACTCGACATGGCCACATCGCTGCTTTGGCTCTCAGGCACGCTCGCCGCATCGCGCGTGGTGCGCACGGGCTCGTGGCGCGACACGGCAGTGTTCGCGGCGGTCGCCGGCGCATTCGCGCTGACTCGCTTTTCAGCGGTACTCCTGCTGCCGCTTCTCGTTACCCTCTGGGTCGTGGAGCGCGTGCGCGGACGTGCGGCGCCACTGCGAAGCGCAGGTCCCGTCTTCGCGCTCGCGCCAATCGCGATGATCGCCGCTTTGTGGCTGGGATACGGCGCGAATAGAGGGCCTCGGCCGCTTCATGAATGGACCTTCGCGTCGACGCGGTTTCGGTCGCTTCAACGGGCGGCACCTTCGCTGCGGCTGCCGCTGCCGAACGACGTCGTCACGGGGCTCGATCGTCAGTCGGCCGATGCCGAGCCCGGACACCTGACGACCTACGTGCTGGGGCGCGCCACGACGGCATCGGTATGGTGGTACTTCCCCTTCGCCATTGCGATCAAGTGGCCATTGGGGCTTCTCTCGGCACTGGTGCTCGTCGGCGGTCGAGTGATCGTTCGAAAGAGGATCGAATCGGCGGAACTAATCCTCAGCGCACTCGTCTTTCTCATCCCCGCGATGACGTTTGGGAATCTCGACGCCGGCGTCCGCTACGTGTTGCCATTGCTGCCGCTCGCCTGCATCGGCGCAGGATCGCTGATGATCATGGGGCCTCGCGCCCGAGTCTGGCCTGCCTTGGGCCTGGCCAGTGCTCTCACGGTCGCGCTCGAAACCTGGAGTGCCGCCCCGTGGTGGCTCTCGCATTTCAATCCGGTCGCCGGGCCGCCCGAGCGGCGTGAACGCTGGCTCAACGACTCCAACGTGGACTGGGGGCAGGGACTTGCCGCGCTGGCGACGGAGATGAAGAGTCGCGGCATCGCGCGCGTCCATCTGGCCTACCTGGGCACGGCCGACCCACACCTCTATGGGATCGACTTCGAGCCCTACTGGACCGGTGTGCCCGGGCCCGAGAGTGACTGGCTCGCCGTGAGCAGCTACTTCTACGTTGGGCTGCCGCAGACGCTGCGGCTGAAGGACGGACCGTCACCCTGGATCGCGTTGCTCGATTTTCATGCGTTTCCCCCCGAGCGCGCAGCGTCCCGCCCAGGCGACTGTATGTGGTTGTTCAAGATTCGGTGA
- a CDS encoding DUF1501 domain-containing protein — MSLDSFVTVTRRAFLRAGALALVSFGLDPLFLDRAAFALAPSPTRRRVLVCIFQRGAVDGLSMVVPHADAAYYRERPRIAIPSDQVLDLDGHFGLHPALSGLMPLWRQGLLAPVQAVGSPDLTRSHFDAQDYMESGTPGVKSTPDGWLNRCAAHDEEHRRTPFQSVAFGPQLPRILAGSAPSLAISDLRAFGIRVGQPAVRDRLTRAFEELYQQSATGIVASSAAEGFEAAQTLQKLNPGDYQPEHGAQYPQGKLGRSLMQIAQLIKADVGLENAFADAGGWDTHIAQGAGEGQLASRLRELGDSLAAFAQDLGDRMSDVVVLTMSEFGRTIAENGSIGTDHGHATAMFVLGGGVRGGRVAGEWPGLDPARRFEGRDLAVTTDFRDLFGEILTRHSGIADLAAIFPGYDPSATRFPGVMS, encoded by the coding sequence GTGAGTCTCGATTCTTTCGTGACCGTCACGCGACGCGCCTTTCTCCGCGCCGGAGCGCTGGCGCTGGTCAGCTTCGGCCTCGATCCGCTATTTCTCGATCGCGCCGCGTTCGCGCTCGCTCCTTCTCCGACGCGGCGTCGCGTGCTGGTCTGCATCTTTCAGCGCGGCGCGGTGGACGGACTGAGCATGGTGGTGCCGCACGCCGATGCCGCCTACTACCGCGAGCGTCCGCGCATCGCGATTCCCTCCGATCAGGTGCTCGACCTCGATGGACACTTCGGGCTGCATCCCGCGCTCTCGGGGCTGATGCCGCTGTGGCGGCAGGGATTGCTGGCGCCAGTCCAGGCGGTGGGCTCGCCGGATCTCACGCGCAGCCACTTCGACGCGCAGGACTACATGGAGAGCGGTACACCGGGCGTGAAATCGACGCCCGACGGCTGGCTCAATCGCTGCGCCGCGCACGATGAAGAGCATCGTCGCACGCCGTTCCAATCGGTAGCGTTCGGACCGCAGCTGCCGCGGATTCTCGCCGGCAGCGCGCCGTCGCTCGCGATCTCCGACCTGCGCGCGTTCGGCATCCGCGTTGGGCAGCCGGCCGTGCGCGACCGGTTGACGCGCGCGTTCGAGGAGCTCTACCAGCAGTCGGCAACCGGCATCGTGGCTTCGTCGGCGGCCGAGGGTTTCGAAGCCGCGCAGACGCTGCAGAAATTGAACCCTGGCGATTACCAGCCCGAGCACGGTGCGCAGTACCCGCAGGGAAAACTCGGGCGCTCGCTCATGCAGATCGCGCAACTGATCAAGGCCGACGTCGGTCTCGAGAACGCCTTCGCCGACGCCGGCGGCTGGGACACGCACATCGCGCAGGGCGCCGGCGAAGGCCAGCTCGCCTCGCGGCTTCGCGAGCTGGGCGATTCGCTCGCGGCGTTCGCGCAGGATCTGGGCGATCGCATGAGCGACGTGGTGGTGCTGACCATGTCCGAGTTCGGGCGCACGATCGCCGAAAATGGCAGCATCGGGACCGATCACGGCCACGCCACCGCGATGTTCGTTCTGGGCGGCGGCGTGCGCGGCGGGCGCGTGGCCGGCGAGTGGCCGGGGCTCGACCCCGCGCGGCGCTTCGAGGGCCGCGACCTCGCGGTGACCACCGACTTCCGCGATCTGTTCGGCGAGATCCTCACGCGGCATTCGGGCATCGCCGATCTCGCCGCAATCTTCCCCGGCTATGATCCGTCGGCGACGAGATTCCCGGGAGTCATGTCCTAG
- a CDS encoding DUF1800 domain-containing protein, producing MRQLEFAAHLAGRIALATLAILAVATAPPESATRARADDMAGPDASRTPLTARDSALIVLNRLAYGPRPGDVDRVASMGVMRWVDQQLAAPHDRARAQIESQFSILRLDRQDLARKFIEARDARRADKADSMTMSSDPTLREYRDLAEQFQQLVVARAVTADNQLEEVLADFWINHFNVFFGKNTDRFLLPSYVEQTVRPRVLGKFEDLLIATAESPAMMVYLDNTLSVAKGAIPPQLERAEMREMRGYSSMSEEQIERIKSRMPTGINENYARELFELHTLGVDGGYTQHDVQEAARILTGWGVDPPEKGGGFVFRDWAHDDGEKEVLGVRFKAGHGRDEGVKLLRMLARHPATMQHVTTQLCERLISDDPPAGAIEAGVAAWKRSDGSIREVVRAILSSPEFWAEARSRTKFKTPLEFVASSVRAVDGTVGVEPGPARAVARLGQPLYQQPVPTGYADTEAAWANSAALFERMNVAVALAAGRMPGVSVDLDPLVETTGDADALLQRVDQALFSGQLSSHTEEVIRRQIEGLNPPQARAMAVGLGLGGPDFQHQ from the coding sequence GTGCGTCAACTGGAGTTCGCTGCTCATCTCGCCGGCCGAATAGCCCTGGCCACGCTCGCGATCCTCGCGGTCGCGACCGCGCCGCCGGAATCCGCGACGCGAGCTCGCGCCGACGACATGGCGGGCCCGGACGCCAGCCGCACGCCCCTCACGGCCCGCGACTCGGCGCTGATCGTGCTCAATCGCCTCGCCTACGGCCCGCGTCCGGGTGACGTGGACCGCGTCGCCTCGATGGGCGTCATGCGCTGGGTGGACCAACAGCTCGCAGCACCGCACGACCGCGCGCGCGCTCAGATCGAATCCCAGTTCTCAATTCTGCGACTCGATCGCCAGGATCTGGCGCGCAAGTTCATCGAGGCCCGCGACGCTCGGCGTGCCGACAAGGCGGATTCGATGACGATGTCGAGCGACCCCACGCTTCGTGAATATCGAGACCTGGCCGAGCAGTTTCAGCAGCTGGTCGTGGCCCGCGCGGTGACCGCCGACAATCAGCTGGAAGAAGTCCTCGCTGATTTCTGGATCAACCACTTCAACGTGTTCTTCGGCAAGAACACCGACCGATTCCTGTTGCCCTCGTACGTCGAGCAGACCGTCCGCCCGCGAGTGCTGGGCAAATTCGAAGACTTGTTGATCGCCACGGCCGAAAGCCCGGCGATGATGGTGTATCTCGACAACACGCTGAGCGTGGCCAAGGGCGCGATCCCGCCGCAGCTCGAACGCGCCGAGATGCGGGAGATGCGCGGGTACTCGTCGATGTCCGAAGAACAGATCGAGCGCATCAAGTCGCGCATGCCGACCGGCATCAACGAGAACTACGCGCGCGAACTGTTCGAGCTCCACACGCTGGGTGTGGACGGCGGTTACACGCAGCACGACGTTCAGGAAGCTGCGCGCATCCTGACTGGATGGGGCGTCGATCCACCCGAAAAGGGCGGTGGCTTCGTGTTTCGCGACTGGGCGCACGATGATGGCGAGAAGGAGGTTCTGGGCGTGCGCTTCAAGGCAGGTCATGGCCGCGACGAGGGGGTGAAGCTGCTGCGCATGCTGGCGCGCCACCCGGCCACCATGCAGCACGTCACCACCCAGCTCTGTGAGCGGCTGATAAGCGACGATCCTCCCGCCGGTGCGATCGAGGCCGGTGTTGCGGCGTGGAAGCGCAGCGACGGCTCGATTCGCGAAGTCGTGAGAGCGATCCTCTCGAGCCCTGAGTTCTGGGCCGAGGCGCGTTCGCGCACCAAGTTCAAGACTCCGCTCGAGTTCGTGGCGAGCTCGGTTCGCGCGGTGGACGGCACTGTGGGTGTCGAGCCTGGGCCAGCGCGCGCGGTGGCCCGGCTCGGGCAGCCGCTCTACCAGCAGCCGGTGCCGACCGGCTACGCCGACACCGAAGCAGCCTGGGCGAACAGCGCTGCACTATTCGAGCGCATGAACGTCGCGGTCGCGCTCGCCGCCGGCAGGATGCCGGGCGTCAGCGTCGATCTCGATCCGCTGGTCGAAACCACCGGCGACGCCGACGCGTTGCTTCAGCGCGTGGACCAGGCGCTGTTCTCGGGACAGCTCTCATCGCACACCGAAGAAGTCATCCGCCGCCAGATCGAAGGCCTGAATCCGCCTCAGGCGCGAGCGATGGCGGTGGGCCTCGGTCTGGGCGGACCTGATTTTCAGCATCAGTAG